One Pseudonocardia abyssalis DNA segment encodes these proteins:
- a CDS encoding xylulokinase, whose protein sequence is MTLVAGVDSSTQSCTVVIRDATSGALVRHGRAPHPSGTSVDPAAWWSALQEALAQAGGLDGVEAIAVAGQQHGMVCLSGSGDVVRPALLWNDTRSADAARDLVDELGAQAWADATGSVPVASITATKLRWLATHEPDNAATTAAVCLPHDWLTWKLRGTGALEDLVTDRSDASGTGYWGPDGYRLDLLERALGRSDVLLPRVLGPGEAVGRTPDGLLLGPGAGDNAGAALGLGAQVGDVVVSLGTSGVVSAISPTPTADATGIVAGFASATGEHLPLVCTLNAARVLDAAGMLLGVDHAELSRLALSAPAGSDGLVLVPYLEGERTPNRPDSTGALHGLTLGSSAPAHLARASVEGLLCGLADALDALVDAGVPVNRVFLVGGGARSDAVARIAPSVFGRPVLRPTPGEYVADGAARQAAWVLAGSAAPPVWEAADTESFDASPTPAVRERYAQARDLTVPRVGA, encoded by the coding sequence ATGACGCTCGTGGCCGGTGTCGACTCGTCGACGCAGTCGTGCACGGTCGTCATCCGGGACGCCACCTCGGGCGCGCTCGTGCGCCACGGCCGGGCGCCGCACCCGTCGGGTACGTCGGTCGATCCGGCCGCGTGGTGGTCGGCGCTGCAGGAGGCACTCGCGCAGGCGGGCGGGCTCGACGGCGTCGAGGCGATCGCCGTCGCGGGCCAGCAGCACGGGATGGTGTGCCTGTCGGGGTCCGGTGACGTCGTGCGTCCGGCGCTGCTGTGGAACGACACCCGGTCCGCGGACGCCGCGCGCGACCTCGTCGACGAGCTGGGCGCGCAGGCGTGGGCCGACGCGACCGGCAGCGTGCCCGTCGCCTCGATCACCGCCACCAAGCTCCGCTGGCTCGCCACGCACGAGCCCGACAACGCCGCGACCACGGCGGCGGTGTGCCTGCCGCACGACTGGCTGACGTGGAAGCTGCGCGGCACCGGTGCGCTCGAGGACCTCGTCACCGACCGCTCCGACGCCTCCGGCACCGGCTACTGGGGCCCGGACGGCTACCGCCTCGACCTGCTGGAACGGGCGCTGGGCCGGTCCGACGTGCTGCTCCCGCGCGTCCTCGGACCGGGCGAGGCCGTCGGCCGCACCCCGGACGGGCTCCTGCTCGGCCCGGGCGCGGGTGACAACGCCGGCGCCGCACTGGGCCTGGGGGCGCAGGTCGGTGACGTCGTGGTGTCGCTGGGTACCTCGGGCGTGGTGTCGGCGATCAGCCCGACCCCCACCGCCGACGCCACCGGGATCGTCGCCGGGTTCGCCTCCGCGACCGGCGAGCACCTGCCGCTGGTGTGCACGCTCAACGCCGCGCGGGTGCTCGACGCCGCGGGCATGCTGCTGGGCGTCGACCACGCGGAACTCTCCCGCCTCGCCCTCTCGGCCCCGGCCGGATCGGACGGGCTCGTGCTCGTGCCGTACCTGGAGGGCGAGCGGACGCCCAACCGGCCCGACTCCACCGGTGCCCTGCACGGCCTCACGCTCGGCAGTTCCGCCCCGGCGCACCTGGCCCGGGCGTCGGTCGAGGGGCTGCTGTGCGGGCTCGCCGACGCCCTCGACGCACTGGTCGACGCCGGGGTGCCGGTCAACCGGGTGTTCCTGGTCGGCGGCGGGGCCCGCTCCGACGCGGTGGCCCGCATCGCCCCGTCGGTGTTCGGGCGGCCGGTGCTGCGGCCGACCCCCGGCGAGTACGTCGCCGACGGGGCGGCCCGGCAGGCGGCGTGGGTGCTCGCCGGATCGGCCGCCCCCCCGGTGTGGGAGGCGGCCGACACGGAGTCCTTCGACGCCTCCCCCACCCCCGCCGTGCGCGAGCGCTACGCGCAGGCCCGCGACCTGACCGTCCCGCGGGTCGGGGCCTGA
- a CDS encoding ROK family transcriptional regulator: MTAGRGLAARGAGARAAGGDVRRHNLALVLGEVVAAEPVSRAAIAGRTGLTRGTVSSLVEELLDAGLLDELAAEPSGPGRPANPLQLNRSGPAGLGIEIEVDHVAACVVDLTGAVRATARIPSAHRDAHPGVAIGRALALARTVRAEAGLDVVGAAMAVPGVVGDDGVVARAPNLPQWSGTVVGPEFDGLPVSTANEADLAALAELWFADGPPDALYVSGGVGVGAGIVLGGQLFRGAGGRAGELGHVVVDPDGPNCRCGGHGCLEQVAGQEALLRAGRTTDLDALPAHVLNGAARALGIALAGAVNLLDVPVVVLGGIYPRLGEPLRAAVHDRLGERVVHRSDVEVRLSALGPGGALRAAAASVVRERLRRP; this comes from the coding sequence GTGACCGCGGGCCGGGGCCTCGCGGCGCGCGGGGCGGGCGCACGGGCCGCCGGGGGCGACGTCCGGCGGCACAACCTCGCGCTCGTGCTCGGTGAGGTCGTCGCCGCCGAACCGGTGTCGCGGGCCGCGATCGCCGGGCGCACCGGACTGACCCGCGGCACCGTGTCCTCACTCGTCGAGGAACTGCTCGACGCCGGGCTCCTCGACGAGCTCGCCGCCGAGCCCAGCGGGCCGGGTCGGCCGGCGAACCCGTTGCAGCTCAACAGGTCCGGACCGGCGGGGCTGGGGATCGAGATCGAGGTCGACCACGTCGCCGCGTGCGTCGTCGACCTCACCGGCGCGGTGCGGGCCACGGCCCGGATCCCGTCGGCCCACCGCGACGCGCACCCCGGCGTGGCCATCGGCCGTGCGCTCGCTCTCGCCCGCACGGTCCGCGCCGAGGCCGGGCTGGACGTCGTCGGGGCGGCGATGGCGGTGCCCGGCGTGGTCGGGGACGACGGCGTCGTCGCGCGGGCACCGAACCTGCCGCAGTGGTCCGGCACCGTCGTCGGACCCGAGTTCGACGGCCTACCCGTGAGCACCGCGAACGAGGCCGACCTCGCCGCGCTCGCCGAGCTGTGGTTCGCCGACGGCCCACCGGACGCGCTGTACGTCTCCGGGGGCGTCGGGGTCGGGGCGGGGATCGTGCTGGGCGGACAGCTGTTCCGCGGGGCCGGCGGGCGCGCGGGGGAGCTCGGGCACGTCGTCGTCGACCCGGACGGACCGAACTGCCGGTGCGGCGGGCACGGCTGCCTGGAACAGGTCGCGGGCCAGGAGGCGCTGCTGCGCGCGGGCCGCACCACCGACCTCGACGCCCTGCCCGCACACGTCCTCAACGGGGCCGCCCGCGCTCTGGGCATCGCGCTGGCCGGCGCCGTCAACCTGCTGGACGTGCCGGTCGTCGTGCTCGGGGGGATCTACCCCCGGCTCGGGGAGCCCCTGCGCGCCGCGGTGCACGACCGGCTCGGCGAGCGGGTCGTGCACCGGTCCGATGTGGAGGTGCGTCTCTCGGCCCTGGGTCCGGGGGGCGCACTACGGGCGGCCGCCGCGTCGGTGGTGCGGGAGCGGCTGCGCCGCCCGTGA
- a CDS encoding response regulator transcription factor: MGARVLVVEDAEAIRTAVLSGLTAAGFDAAGRVDGSALERDLETFRPDLVVLDVMLPGRDGFALLEVVRRHSDAGVLMLTARDGVEDRLRGLHGGADDYVVKPFALAELVARVTAVLRRMGRTPSTVEVGDLLVDAAAGAVSRAGVPIELTATELRLLDYLATQRGRVVGKGQILTRVWGYTEYDPNLVEVHVSALRRKLGEPRLLHTVRGLGYVLRAEA, translated from the coding sequence GTGGGAGCGCGCGTGCTGGTCGTCGAGGACGCCGAGGCGATCCGCACCGCCGTGCTGAGCGGGCTGACGGCCGCCGGGTTCGACGCGGCGGGCCGCGTCGACGGCAGCGCGCTGGAGCGCGACCTCGAGACGTTCCGTCCCGACCTCGTCGTCCTCGACGTCATGCTCCCCGGCCGCGACGGGTTCGCGCTGCTGGAGGTCGTGCGCAGGCACAGCGACGCCGGGGTCCTGATGCTGACCGCGCGCGACGGCGTCGAAGACCGGCTGCGCGGCCTGCACGGCGGCGCCGACGACTACGTCGTGAAGCCGTTCGCGCTGGCCGAACTGGTGGCGCGGGTGACGGCGGTGCTGCGGCGGATGGGGCGCACGCCGTCGACGGTGGAGGTGGGCGACCTGCTCGTCGACGCCGCCGCCGGGGCCGTCAGCCGGGCCGGGGTGCCGATCGAGCTGACGGCCACCGAGCTGCGACTGCTCGACTACCTCGCCACCCAGCGCGGCCGCGTCGTCGGCAAGGGGCAGATCCTCACGCGCGTGTGGGGCTACACCGAGTACGACCCGAACCTGGTCGAGGTGCACGTCTCCGCGCTGCGGCGCAAGCTCGGCGAGCCGCGGCTGCTGCACACCGTCCGCGGGCTCGGGTACGTGCTGCGGGCAGAGGCGTGA
- a CDS encoding sensor histidine kinase, which translates to MNRHSLRARVTALSLLVLAAVLLVVGVLTDVVFTAQSRADLRGQLTVRAALAGELVGRGVDAAEIARQVEAPGIRAVLVAADGEVYGDRRGRGRGDDDVLRRPLADGSQLTLVAVDDGVTSAQQRLRRTLFLLSVGGLALAGVVMLLTTRVALAPLDDMTALARSITRGDRGRRLAPARTDTELGRTAAAFDDMLDELEGAERQARESEARTRRFVADAAHELRTPLAGVRAVAEAAVSPGLDAEERDRLHLLLLRESDRAGRLVDDLLALARIDAGIELRREPVELLALTRTEADRVRLRAPDRTIEVAGTPVTVLADPARLAQVIANLLDNAQRYGAVSVQVGPGAQVQVSDDGPGVPPADRERIFDRLVRLDEARTAHDGGAGLGLAIARGIARAHGGDLRHADIPAGRGATFTLTLPTP; encoded by the coding sequence GTGAACCGGCACTCGCTGCGCGCCCGCGTCACCGCGCTGAGCCTGCTGGTGCTGGCGGCGGTGCTGCTCGTCGTCGGGGTGCTCACCGACGTCGTGTTCACCGCGCAGAGCCGGGCGGACCTGCGCGGCCAGCTCACGGTGCGTGCCGCTCTCGCCGGGGAGCTGGTGGGTCGGGGCGTCGACGCCGCGGAGATCGCTCGGCAGGTGGAGGCGCCGGGGATCCGGGCGGTGCTGGTGGCCGCCGACGGGGAGGTGTACGGCGACCGGCGGGGCCGGGGCCGCGGCGACGACGACGTCCTGCGCCGGCCCCTCGCCGACGGGTCGCAGCTCACGCTGGTGGCCGTGGACGACGGCGTCACCTCCGCCCAGCAGCGCCTGCGCCGCACGCTGTTCCTGCTGAGCGTCGGCGGGCTCGCCCTCGCCGGGGTCGTGATGCTGCTGACCACCCGCGTCGCGCTCGCCCCGCTCGACGACATGACCGCGCTCGCCCGGTCCATCACCCGCGGCGACCGCGGCCGCCGGCTCGCCCCTGCGCGCACCGACACCGAGCTCGGACGCACCGCCGCCGCGTTCGACGACATGCTCGACGAGCTGGAGGGTGCGGAACGCCAGGCCAGGGAGTCCGAGGCGCGGACTCGGCGGTTCGTCGCCGACGCCGCGCACGAGCTGCGCACCCCGCTCGCCGGGGTGCGCGCGGTGGCCGAGGCGGCCGTCTCCCCCGGGCTCGACGCCGAGGAGCGCGACCGCCTGCACCTGCTGCTGCTGCGCGAGAGCGATCGCGCCGGACGGCTGGTCGACGACCTGCTCGCACTCGCCCGCATCGACGCCGGCATCGAGCTGCGCCGCGAGCCCGTCGAGCTGCTCGCGCTGACCCGGACCGAGGCCGACCGCGTGCGGCTGCGGGCGCCGGACCGGACGATCGAGGTCGCCGGCACCCCCGTCACCGTGCTCGCCGACCCGGCCCGCCTCGCCCAGGTGATCGCCAACCTGCTCGACAACGCACAGCGCTACGGCGCGGTGTCGGTGCAGGTGGGCCCCGGCGCGCAGGTACAGGTGTCCGACGACGGACCCGGTGTCCCGCCCGCCGACCGCGAGCGCATCTTCGACCGGCTGGTGCGCCTCGACGAGGCCCGCACGGCCCACGACGGGGGCGCGGGTCTGGGGCTGGCGATCGCCAGGGGCATCGCGAGGGCCCACGGCGGGGACCTGCGCCACGCCGACATCCCGGCCGGTCGGGGCGCCACGTTCACCCTGACCCTCCCCACCCCCTGA
- a CDS encoding potassium channel family protein — MRSEVRRRPIADPTLVGPVRMPDSTVTPLVSLLRRLAIAMGALVATALIVYFGRDGYIDNNAEGSPISLLDAFYYSTVSVSTTGYGDIVPVSDAARLWTTIVVTPLRLIFLITFVGTTVELLTERSRQSFRIERWRSRLRDHTIVVGYGTKGRAAVETLLGDDKRPDDIIVVDTDRAQLDAASALGLVTVTGNATRSSVLRIAGVAHASAIIVATNRDDTAVLVTLTARELSPTIRIVAAVRESENVHLLRQSGANSVVVSAETAGRLLGAATTSPNVVEVVEDLLTPDAGFAISEREVEEAEVGGSPRHLGDIVLAVVRGDTLHRVDSSKVDSLDRGDRLLYVRKATPPDED; from the coding sequence GTGAGGAGCGAGGTGCGCCGCCGGCCGATCGCCGACCCGACGCTGGTCGGTCCGGTGCGGATGCCCGATTCGACGGTCACGCCGCTGGTGTCGTTGCTCCGCAGGCTGGCGATCGCGATGGGGGCGCTCGTCGCCACCGCACTGATCGTCTACTTCGGTCGCGACGGCTACATCGACAACAACGCCGAGGGCAGCCCGATCAGCCTGCTCGACGCGTTCTACTACTCGACGGTCTCCGTCTCGACCACCGGTTACGGCGACATCGTGCCGGTCAGCGACGCGGCCCGGCTGTGGACCACGATCGTCGTCACGCCGCTGCGGTTGATCTTCCTCATCACGTTCGTCGGGACCACCGTCGAGCTGCTCACCGAACGCTCCCGGCAGTCCTTCCGGATCGAGCGCTGGAGGTCCAGGTTGCGCGACCACACCATCGTCGTCGGCTACGGCACGAAGGGGCGCGCCGCCGTGGAGACCCTCCTCGGCGACGACAAGCGGCCCGACGACATCATCGTCGTCGACACCGACCGCGCCCAGCTCGACGCGGCGTCCGCACTCGGGCTGGTCACCGTCACCGGCAACGCGACCCGGTCGAGCGTGTTGCGGATCGCGGGGGTGGCGCACGCGTCGGCGATCATCGTCGCGACGAACCGCGACGACACCGCCGTGCTGGTCACGCTCACCGCCCGCGAGCTCTCCCCGACCATCCGGATCGTCGCGGCGGTGCGGGAGTCGGAGAACGTGCACCTGCTGCGGCAGTCGGGCGCGAACTCGGTCGTGGTCTCGGCGGAGACGGCGGGGCGGCTGCTCGGGGCGGCGACCACGAGCCCGAACGTCGTCGAGGTCGTCGAGGACCTGCTGACGCCCGACGCCGGCTTCGCGATCAGCGAGCGCGAGGTGGAGGAGGCCGAGGTCGGCGGTTCGCCGCGGCACCTGGGCGACATCGTGCTGGCCGTGGTGCGCGGCGACACGCTGCACCGCGTCGACTCGTCGAAGGTCGACTCCCTCGACCGCGGCGACCGCCTGCTCTACGTCCGCAAGGCCACCCCGCCCGACGAGGACTGA
- a CDS encoding DoxX family protein — protein MNSRAAIALAGFLAAAGFTHFVAPDFFDSMVPGQLPGTARFWTYASGAAELGVAGAVAVPRTRRLGGLAAAALFVAVFPANIKMAIDWSDRSVGEQAIAYGRLPLQILLVLWALKVRRDAR, from the coding sequence GTGAACTCCCGCGCCGCTATCGCACTCGCCGGCTTCCTCGCCGCCGCCGGATTCACCCACTTCGTGGCCCCCGACTTCTTCGACTCGATGGTTCCCGGGCAGCTGCCCGGCACGGCCCGGTTCTGGACCTACGCCTCCGGTGCCGCGGAGCTCGGCGTCGCCGGCGCCGTCGCCGTGCCGCGCACCCGGCGCCTCGGCGGGCTCGCGGCCGCGGCGCTGTTCGTCGCGGTGTTCCCGGCGAACATCAAGATGGCCATCGACTGGTCCGACCGCTCCGTCGGCGAGCAGGCCATCGCCTACGGGCGGCTGCCGCTGCAGATCCTGCTCGTCCTCTGGGCTCTGAAGGTCCGCCGCGACGCGCGGTAG
- a CDS encoding DUF1697 domain-containing protein, translating to MTRFVVLLRGINVGTAKRLAMADLRDLLGELGFSAVRTHLNSGNATVSGPDGEHVPRIEAALRGRFGFEVRTVVLTADELRAIVDGNPFAEVATNGSRMMAHVLSATPDPALLAEHDVAALDPDGAALGPRVIYQWCPDGLLAAPPLAAFAEKHLGITVTARNWNTVTKLDSLL from the coding sequence ATGACCCGGTTCGTCGTGCTGCTGCGCGGGATCAACGTGGGCACCGCGAAGCGGCTCGCGATGGCGGACCTGCGGGACCTGCTCGGCGAACTCGGATTCTCCGCCGTCCGCACCCACCTCAACAGCGGGAACGCCACCGTCAGCGGGCCCGACGGCGAACACGTGCCGCGGATCGAGGCGGCCCTGCGCGGGCGCTTCGGGTTCGAGGTCCGCACCGTCGTGCTCACCGCGGACGAGCTGCGCGCGATCGTCGACGGGAACCCGTTCGCCGAGGTGGCGACGAACGGGTCACGGATGATGGCGCACGTCCTGTCCGCGACGCCCGACCCCGCACTGCTCGCCGAGCACGACGTCGCGGCCCTCGATCCGGACGGAGCCGCACTCGGTCCGCGGGTGATCTACCAGTGGTGCCCGGACGGGTTGCTCGCCGCGCCACCCCTGGCCGCGTTCGCCGAGAAGCACCTCGGCATCACCGTCACCGCGCGGAACTGGAACACCGTCACGAAGCTGGACTCCCTGCTGTAG